A portion of the Calothrix sp. 336/3 genome contains these proteins:
- a CDS encoding GlsB/YeaQ/YmgE family stress response membrane protein: MNLIAWVVLGILAGAIGKAIYPGRQGGGILGTMILGVIGAFIGGSLLTFFQTGSLQLTAATLSIPGVFVAVLGAIIAIFLWGLMTRHSAV; this comes from the coding sequence ATGAACTTAATCGCTTGGGTTGTTTTAGGTATTCTCGCTGGCGCAATAGGAAAAGCGATTTACCCTGGTCGTCAAGGTGGCGGCATTTTAGGAACAATGATTCTCGGTGTTATTGGTGCTTTCATCGGCGGTAGCTTACTCACCTTCTTCCAGACGGGAAGTCTACAGCTAACGGCAGCAACTTTGAGCATTCCCGGAGTATTTGTTGCCGTACTTGGTGCAATTATTGCCATCTTCCTCTGGGGTTTAATGACTCGCCATAGTGCTGTATAG
- a CDS encoding SGNH/GDSL hydrolase family protein, translated as MRDVYLLAAGLLTGFAVPVSTLTQLSLLESDNHSKLQWDVKEGIPASDDKTSNPLFTPEMGTSLPEFSQEAIAKPEPVSVRTSYQPIRKIASGSQLYYHRLAALKDGQIYTRLDESDLKALRQSKKQLTYEDWKSLLAMEGRAIAEGQGKNRLSVIVGDSLSMWFPREKLPGGKLWLNQGISGDTSVGIAKRLSAFAKTKPEVIYVMAGINDLRKGTTDEVILTNHRRIVRTLRQNHPRSVIILQSILPTRLTTVSNLRIRRLNYQLALIAQQEKANFINLYTWFADFQGDLREDLTTDGLHLSQEGYQVWQAALERVEARLTLAKISQQSKSKSL; from the coding sequence ATGAGGGATGTATATCTGTTGGCAGCAGGTTTATTGACAGGATTTGCTGTACCAGTGTCTACACTGACGCAACTGTCACTATTGGAATCGGATAATCATAGTAAGTTGCAGTGGGATGTGAAAGAGGGTATACCCGCATCCGACGATAAGACGAGTAACCCATTGTTTACTCCAGAGATGGGTACTTCTTTGCCAGAATTTAGTCAGGAGGCGATCGCCAAACCGGAACCGGTGTCAGTGAGAACGAGTTACCAGCCGATACGGAAGATTGCTTCTGGAAGTCAACTGTACTATCATCGTTTAGCGGCTTTAAAAGATGGTCAAATTTACACACGTTTAGATGAGAGTGATTTGAAAGCTCTACGGCAGAGTAAGAAGCAATTGACCTATGAAGACTGGAAAAGCTTGTTAGCGATGGAAGGGAGAGCGATCGCCGAGGGACAGGGTAAAAACCGTCTGAGTGTGATTGTGGGTGATTCTCTGAGTATGTGGTTTCCCAGGGAAAAGTTGCCTGGAGGAAAATTATGGTTAAATCAGGGTATCTCTGGAGATACTTCGGTAGGAATTGCCAAGAGGTTGTCTGCTTTTGCGAAAACAAAGCCAGAAGTAATTTATGTTATGGCTGGGATTAATGATTTACGTAAAGGCACAACGGATGAAGTTATCTTGACAAATCATCGGCGCATTGTCCGAACTTTACGACAAAATCATCCTCGAAGCGTAATTATTCTTCAGTCAATTTTACCAACTCGTTTAACAACAGTTTCTAATTTACGTATTCGCCGTTTAAATTATCAATTAGCGTTGATTGCCCAACAGGAAAAAGCAAATTTTATTAATCTTTATACTTGGTTTGCAGATTTTCAAGGTGATTTAAGAGAAGATTTAACAACAGATGGATTACATTTAAGTCAAGAAGGTTATCAAGTCTGGCAAGCTGCTCTGGAAAGAGTCGAAGCGAGATTAACTCTGGCTAAAATTAGTCAACAGTCAAAAAGTAAAAGTTTATAG
- a CDS encoding FAD-dependent oxidoreductase, with translation MKSIVLVGGGHSHAIVLQKWQHQPLANVSLTVITPQAQTPYSGMLPGYIAGFYHYPECHIDIKQLAHSVGATLYIDTVINLDLENKRIICEHQAPINFDIASIDIGSTPATINIPGAGEYAIPAKPVDNLLNHWHQLLTECHRNPDLAWKIAIVGGGAGGIELAFAIQGHLSQFTDNLEVSLLHRGDELLPNYPSSTRNIIQRILEEKNIKVFLRESVRAISQNPDTSLNIICESSFQVTCNRVFWVTQASASPWLKQTGLTTDSQGFILVDDTLRSLSHSHVFAAGDIATMVNHPRPKAGVFAVRQGKPLFRNLQRVISGKPPIPFIPQKDYLSLIGTGDGRAIATRGKFTLPPHKFIWQWKDIIDRQFMKKFN, from the coding sequence ATGAAAAGTATAGTTCTAGTGGGTGGTGGACATAGCCACGCCATTGTCTTACAAAAATGGCAGCATCAACCCCTGGCAAATGTCAGCTTGACTGTGATTACCCCACAAGCACAAACTCCTTATTCTGGAATGTTACCCGGTTATATCGCCGGATTTTATCACTATCCTGAATGCCACATAGATATCAAGCAACTAGCCCACTCTGTTGGTGCAACTCTATATATCGATACAGTAATTAATCTAGATTTAGAGAATAAACGAATAATTTGCGAACATCAAGCACCAATAAATTTTGATATTGCTTCCATTGATATTGGTAGTACTCCTGCCACAATCAATATACCTGGAGCCGGGGAATATGCAATTCCAGCCAAACCTGTAGATAACTTACTCAACCATTGGCATCAATTACTCACAGAATGCCATAGAAATCCAGATTTAGCCTGGAAAATAGCCATAGTTGGAGGAGGTGCGGGAGGTATAGAACTCGCATTCGCCATTCAAGGACATTTGTCACAATTCACAGATAATCTAGAAGTAAGTCTACTACATCGAGGAGATGAATTACTACCAAACTACCCTTCCTCAACCAGAAATATCATACAACGAATATTAGAAGAGAAAAATATCAAAGTATTTTTAAGAGAATCTGTCAGAGCAATCAGTCAAAATCCAGATACCAGTTTAAATATTATTTGTGAATCCAGTTTCCAAGTTACTTGTAATAGAGTTTTCTGGGTGACACAAGCATCCGCTTCACCATGGTTAAAACAAACTGGATTGACAACCGATAGTCAAGGTTTTATTTTAGTCGATGATACTTTACGCTCCCTATCCCATAGCCATGTGTTTGCGGCTGGAGATATTGCCACCATGGTAAACCATCCTCGTCCCAAAGCAGGTGTATTTGCAGTTCGACAGGGTAAACCCTTATTCCGCAATTTACAGCGAGTTATCTCCGGTAAACCCCCCATACCCTTTATCCCTCAGAAGGATTATCTCAGTTTAATTGGTACAGGAGATGGGAGAGCGATCGCCACACGGGGTAAATTTACCCTCCCACCTCACAAATTTATCTGGCAATGGAAAGATATCATCGACCGTCAATTTATGAAAAAATTTAATTAG
- a CDS encoding peptidoglycan-binding protein codes for MTVTPNAKLNKPVLKVGSKGAEVKELQQLLLNYGMYVFIGSSGACVFPGTEVIDGVFGAKTEAAVKLFQGKMFLTQDGVVGNKTWRSLFLNAPVDMPILKKGSTGNLVKLMQQRLAIGGYNVGAIDSSFGAKTEAAVKQLQTDTGLPVDGIVGDRTWFEISKINTVFC; via the coding sequence ATGACAGTTACACCTAACGCTAAACTTAACAAACCAGTACTGAAAGTTGGTTCTAAAGGTGCAGAAGTTAAGGAATTACAACAGCTGCTTCTCAATTACGGGATGTATGTTTTCATCGGTAGCAGTGGTGCTTGTGTATTCCCAGGAACAGAAGTAATTGACGGTGTTTTTGGTGCGAAAACAGAAGCCGCAGTGAAGCTTTTCCAAGGTAAAATGTTCCTAACTCAAGATGGAGTTGTTGGTAACAAAACCTGGCGATCGCTGTTTTTAAATGCTCCCGTAGATATGCCAATTCTCAAAAAAGGTAGCACCGGCAACTTAGTGAAATTGATGCAACAAAGACTGGCGATCGGTGGCTATAATGTGGGTGCAATTGATTCTAGCTTTGGTGCAAAAACTGAAGCAGCAGTGAAACAACTGCAAACGGATACAGGTTTACCCGTTGATGGTATCGTTGGCGATCGCACCTGGTTTGAAATTAGCAAAATCAACACTGTTTTCTGTTAA
- a CDS encoding SufS family cysteine desulfurase gives MTFTPIKTLAEKVRADFPILHQQVNGKPLVYLDNAATSQKPLAVLNTLRDYYTGYNSNVHRGAHTLSSQATDAYEGARDKIAAFVNAASRNEIVYTRNASEAINLVAYSWGMNHLQRGDEIILSVMEHHSNLVPWQFVAQKTGAVLRHVELTPEGTFDLEHFQKLLSDKTKLVSIVHVSNTLGCINPVAEICQLAQKFGAKVLIDACQSVPHMPIDVQQIGCDWLVASGHKMCAPTGIGFLYGKESVLEAMPPFLGGGEMIADVFLDHSTYAELPHKFEAGTPAIGEAIALGAAIDYLNHLGMEQIHTYEAELTAYLFQELGKIPQIKIYGNKPDSHGFGRAALASFTAGEVHPNDLSTLLDQEGVAIRSGHHCTQPLHRYLNISGTARASLSFYNTRAEIDVFIKALKDTLDFFNGLLG, from the coding sequence ATGACTTTCACCCCCATTAAAACCCTAGCCGAAAAAGTCCGCGCTGACTTCCCCATTCTCCATCAGCAAGTCAATGGTAAACCCCTGGTATACTTAGACAACGCGGCTACATCTCAAAAGCCCCTCGCCGTCCTCAATACCCTCCGGGATTACTACACAGGCTATAACTCCAACGTCCACAGAGGCGCTCACACCCTGAGTTCTCAGGCAACTGATGCCTATGAAGGGGCACGAGACAAAATTGCCGCCTTCGTAAATGCCGCATCACGCAATGAAATAGTTTATACCCGCAATGCCAGCGAAGCCATTAACCTAGTTGCCTACAGTTGGGGAATGAATCACCTGCAACGGGGAGATGAAATCATTCTTTCAGTCATGGAACACCATAGTAACTTGGTTCCTTGGCAATTTGTGGCTCAAAAAACTGGTGCAGTGCTGAGACATGTGGAATTGACACCAGAAGGAACTTTCGATTTAGAACATTTCCAAAAGTTACTTTCAGACAAGACAAAATTAGTCTCCATAGTTCATGTTTCCAACACCTTGGGTTGTATTAACCCTGTCGCAGAAATTTGCCAATTGGCACAGAAATTTGGAGCCAAGGTATTAATTGATGCTTGTCAGAGCGTGCCCCATATGCCTATAGATGTGCAGCAAATCGGCTGTGATTGGTTGGTGGCATCTGGACATAAAATGTGTGCCCCAACAGGAATAGGCTTCCTCTACGGCAAAGAATCAGTCTTAGAAGCCATGCCGCCATTTCTCGGTGGTGGGGAGATGATTGCTGATGTCTTTTTAGACCATTCTACCTACGCAGAATTACCCCATAAATTTGAAGCTGGTACTCCGGCAATTGGAGAGGCGATCGCCCTCGGTGCAGCAATAGACTATCTCAATCATCTGGGGATGGAACAAATTCATACCTACGAAGCAGAATTAACCGCATATTTATTCCAAGAATTAGGCAAAATTCCCCAAATTAAAATCTACGGTAACAAACCAGATAGCCATGGTTTTGGCAGAGCAGCATTAGCTTCCTTTACTGCGGGTGAGGTTCACCCCAATGATTTATCTACATTATTAGATCAAGAAGGTGTGGCAATTCGCTCTGGACATCATTGTACCCAACCCTTACACCGCTATTTAAATATATCTGGTACTGCCAGAGCTAGTTTATCTTTCTACAATACCCGTGCAGAAATTGATGTATTTATCAAAGCATTGAAAGATACCCTCGACTTTTTTAATGGTTTGTTAGGGTAA
- the sufD gene encoding Fe-S cluster assembly protein SufD has product MTIQVSPSAIANSQDKILTQSLLDRDSFLTKLLEEIEAKKSPYFTELRQKAVNTVRHSTIPTTREEEWRFTDLSALRQVNLHLETGYDAGSGQVDILPEAANSRLVFVNGDYAPELSAIAGLPDGVVVGNWTGLNDTQQGKLLGYLGQSEGALEVFTALNTAAVQDVAVILIPKDTIVETPIHLVFVAASDGGLVQPRCLVVAGSGSQVTLIEEFQNRKPEAVYFTNAVTEIFVEENAQVSHSRVEWDGENAFHVGKTAVTQARYSRYTCNAVNLGGKLSRHNLEILQAGEQTETTLNGLTVTAGEQVADTHSAIALNFPHGKTQQLQKNIIADQGHVIFNGKVFVPKLAQLTDAAQLNRNLLLSPKARVDTKPQLEITADNVKCAHGATVSQLEDDEIFYLQSRGIDADSARHLLVYAFAAEIINHIPVDSLREKLTNTVNRF; this is encoded by the coding sequence ATGACTATACAAGTTTCTCCCAGCGCGATCGCCAATTCCCAGGATAAAATTCTAACTCAGAGTCTTTTGGATCGGGATAGTTTCCTCACAAAGCTCCTAGAAGAGATAGAGGCGAAGAAATCACCCTATTTTACGGAATTACGCCAAAAAGCTGTAAATACAGTTCGCCACTCCACAATTCCGACTACCCGCGAGGAAGAATGGCGATTTACGGATTTATCCGCCCTGCGTCAGGTAAATTTACACCTCGAAACGGGGTATGATGCGGGTTCGGGACAGGTGGATATCTTACCAGAAGCTGCAAATAGTCGCCTAGTGTTTGTCAATGGTGACTACGCACCGGAATTATCCGCGATCGCTGGTTTACCTGATGGTGTGGTAGTAGGTAATTGGACTGGTTTAAATGATACCCAACAAGGAAAACTCCTAGGGTATTTGGGACAGTCGGAAGGAGCATTGGAAGTATTTACAGCCTTGAATACAGCAGCTGTTCAGGATGTGGCTGTAATTTTGATTCCCAAGGATACTATCGTAGAAACACCAATTCATCTAGTATTTGTTGCTGCTAGTGATGGGGGATTAGTACAACCGCGTTGCTTGGTAGTAGCTGGAAGTGGTTCCCAGGTAACCTTAATTGAAGAATTTCAAAACCGCAAACCGGAAGCAGTATATTTCACCAACGCGGTGACAGAAATTTTTGTCGAGGAAAATGCTCAGGTTTCTCACTCACGGGTGGAGTGGGATGGGGAAAATGCTTTCCACGTCGGCAAAACGGCGGTGACTCAAGCAAGATATAGTCGTTATACCTGTAATGCGGTTAACTTGGGCGGAAAATTATCTCGCCACAATTTAGAGATTTTACAGGCAGGTGAGCAAACAGAAACAACCTTAAATGGTTTAACTGTCACAGCTGGTGAGCAAGTTGCCGATACTCACAGCGCGATCGCCCTGAATTTCCCCCACGGTAAAACCCAACAGTTACAAAAAAATATTATCGCTGACCAAGGTCACGTCATATTCAATGGTAAAGTATTTGTTCCTAAACTTGCCCAATTAACTGATGCTGCCCAGCTAAACCGTAACTTACTCTTATCTCCCAAAGCGAGGGTAGACACTAAACCCCAGCTAGAAATTACTGCGGATAACGTCAAATGCGCTCACGGTGCAACCGTCAGTCAACTAGAAGACGATGAAATTTTCTATCTCCAAAGTCGGGGGATTGATGCAGACTCCGCACGTCATTTACTTGTTTATGCTTTTGCTGCGGAAATCATCAACCATATCCCCGTCGATTCCCTGCGGGAAAAACTCACAAACACTGTGAACAGATTTTAG
- the sufC gene encoding Fe-S cluster assembly ATPase SufC: MIIENSDVVLSVRDLTADVDGTSILKGVNLEVRKGEIHAIMGPNGSGKSTFSKILSGHPAYTVTGGEVIFQGGNLLEMEAENRARNGVFLAFQYPLEIPGVSNLDFLRVAYNSKRKAQGLEELEPFDFEDLVYEKLEVVKMDPSFLSRSVNEGFSGGEKKRNEILQMAILEPTLAILDETDSGLDIDALKIVANGVNQLTNAENATIMITHYQRLLDYIVPDFVHVMAKGRIIKSGGKELALELETHGYDWVLDEAAVGV, encoded by the coding sequence ATGATTATTGAGAATAGTGATGTGGTGTTGTCAGTACGTGATTTAACTGCTGACGTTGACGGTACTTCTATTTTGAAGGGTGTAAATTTAGAGGTACGCAAGGGAGAAATCCATGCGATTATGGGTCCTAATGGCTCTGGTAAAAGTACCTTCTCGAAAATATTATCTGGTCATCCAGCATATACGGTGACTGGGGGTGAGGTAATTTTCCAGGGTGGTAATCTTTTGGAGATGGAAGCTGAGAATAGAGCGCGTAATGGTGTATTTTTAGCTTTTCAGTATCCTTTGGAAATTCCTGGGGTGAGCAATTTAGATTTCCTGCGAGTGGCATATAATTCTAAGCGCAAGGCTCAGGGTTTGGAAGAATTGGAACCCTTTGACTTTGAGGATTTAGTCTATGAAAAGCTGGAAGTGGTGAAGATGGATCCATCTTTCTTGAGTCGTAGTGTGAATGAAGGGTTCTCTGGGGGAGAGAAAAAGCGGAATGAAATTCTGCAAATGGCAATTCTGGAACCGACTCTGGCAATTTTGGATGAGACTGATTCCGGTTTAGATATCGACGCGCTGAAGATTGTGGCGAATGGAGTCAATCAGTTAACCAATGCTGAGAATGCGACGATTATGATTACCCATTACCAGCGCTTGCTAGATTATATTGTGCCAGATTTTGTTCATGTGATGGCAAAGGGCAGAATTATCAAGTCTGGTGGTAAGGAATTAGCTCTGGAATTAGAAACCCATGGTTACGATTGGGTGTTAGATGAAGCTGCGGTTGGTGTGTAA
- the sufB gene encoding Fe-S cluster assembly protein SufB → MSATVKTLVNQPYKYGFVTDIEADTIPRGLSEDVVRTISAKKNEPEFMLEFRLRAYRQWLKMTEPDWAAIGYPPIDYQNIIYYSAPKQTAKKKSLDEVDPTLLETFEKLGIPLSEQKRLANVAVDAIFDSVSVATTFKEKLAKEGVIFCSISEALQEHPELIKKYLGSVVPIADNYFAALNAAVFSDGSFVYIPKGVKCPMELSTYFRINNGDTGQFERTLIVAEADSYVSYLEGCTAPMYDSNQLHAAVVELVALDNAEIKYSTVQNWYAGDANGKGGIYNFVTKRGLCQGVNSKISWTQVETGSAITWKYPSCVLVGDNSVGEFYSVALTNNMQQADTGTKMIHVGKNTKSTIISKGISAGKSSNSYRGLVKINPKAKGARNYSQCDSMLIGDNAHANTFPYIQVQNNTAKVEHEASTSKIGEDQLFYFTQRGISAEDAISMMISGFCKDVFNQLPMEFAVEADKLLSLKLEGSVG, encoded by the coding sequence ATGAGTGCCACAGTTAAAACCCTAGTCAATCAGCCATACAAATACGGCTTCGTCACAGATATTGAGGCTGATACCATTCCTCGTGGACTGAGCGAGGATGTAGTTCGCACGATTTCTGCTAAGAAAAATGAGCCAGAATTCATGCTAGAGTTCCGCCTACGAGCCTATCGTCAGTGGTTGAAGATGACAGAACCAGACTGGGCAGCGATAGGTTATCCTCCCATTGATTATCAGAATATCATCTATTACTCCGCACCAAAGCAAACGGCGAAAAAGAAAAGCTTAGATGAAGTCGATCCTACCCTTCTGGAAACCTTTGAGAAGTTGGGTATTCCCCTTTCCGAGCAGAAGCGTTTGGCGAATGTTGCCGTAGATGCGATTTTTGACAGTGTTTCCGTTGCTACCACCTTCAAAGAGAAATTGGCAAAGGAAGGTGTGATTTTTTGCTCGATTTCTGAAGCACTCCAAGAACACCCAGAATTGATTAAAAAATATTTGGGTAGTGTTGTTCCCATTGCGGACAATTACTTTGCAGCCTTGAATGCTGCGGTATTTAGTGATGGTTCTTTTGTGTATATTCCCAAGGGTGTGAAGTGCCCGATGGAACTTTCCACATACTTCCGTATCAACAACGGTGACACAGGACAATTTGAGCGTACCCTGATTGTGGCGGAAGCAGATAGTTATGTTTCCTATCTGGAAGGTTGTACCGCACCGATGTACGACAGTAACCAGTTACATGCGGCAGTGGTAGAATTAGTCGCCCTAGATAATGCGGAAATTAAATATTCCACCGTGCAAAACTGGTATGCCGGCGACGCTAACGGTAAGGGTGGTATTTACAATTTTGTGACGAAGAGAGGCTTGTGCCAGGGTGTAAATTCTAAAATTTCCTGGACACAGGTAGAAACAGGTTCCGCAATTACTTGGAAGTATCCTAGCTGCGTGCTAGTAGGTGATAACTCCGTGGGTGAGTTTTACTCTGTGGCATTAACTAATAATATGCAGCAGGCGGATACTGGTACGAAAATGATTCATGTTGGTAAAAATACCAAGAGTACGATTATCTCTAAGGGTATTTCTGCGGGTAAATCTAGTAACAGTTATCGAGGATTGGTCAAGATTAATCCCAAAGCCAAGGGAGCGAGAAACTATTCCCAGTGCGACTCAATGTTAATTGGGGATAATGCCCACGCCAATACTTTCCCTTATATTCAAGTACAAAATAATACAGCAAAAGTAGAACATGAAGCTTCTACCTCGAAGATTGGGGAAGACCAATTGTTTTACTTTACACAACGGGGTATTTCCGCAGAAGACGCAATTTCTATGATGATTAGCGGTTTTTGTAAGGATGTGTTTAATCAGTTACCGATGGAGTTTGCAGTGGAAGCGGATAAGTTACTCAGTCTCAAATTGGAAGGTAGTGTCGGTTAA
- the sufR gene encoding iron-sulfur cluster biosynthesis transcriptional regulator SufR gives METTHQSSTKQDILEYLLRQEQATAGELADVLEISPQAIRRHLKDLDTEGLIEYSSAQLGMGRPQHIYVLSEKGRDRLSRETGDGYGQFAVSLLDTLAETVGREQVSTILRKQWERKALEYRERVGNGSLCQRVANLVELRKSEGYMAEYHPVESPIGLDGYIFMEHNCAISDVAESFPSVCGHELEMFAAVLPDCTVERTHWIIDGEHRCGYLVQARQS, from the coding sequence ATGGAGACTACCCACCAGTCCTCAACCAAGCAGGATATTTTAGAGTATCTTTTAAGACAAGAACAGGCAACGGCGGGAGAACTTGCTGATGTCTTGGAAATCAGTCCCCAGGCAATTCGTCGCCACTTAAAGGACTTAGATACGGAGGGGTTGATTGAGTATTCCTCAGCACAATTAGGTATGGGAAGACCGCAGCATATATATGTGTTGAGCGAAAAAGGGCGCGATCGCCTGAGTCGAGAAACAGGTGATGGTTATGGGCAATTTGCTGTTTCTTTGCTGGATACTTTAGCAGAGACAGTTGGACGTGAACAAGTTAGTACTATTCTCCGCAAGCAATGGGAGCGTAAGGCTCTAGAATACCGGGAAAGGGTAGGTAATGGTTCTCTGTGTCAGCGAGTTGCCAATCTGGTAGAACTGAGAAAGTCTGAAGGGTATATGGCAGAATACCATCCGGTAGAATCGCCCATAGGGTTAGATGGCTATATATTCATGGAACATAACTGTGCTATTTCCGATGTTGCCGAGTCTTTCCCCAGTGTTTGCGGGCATGAACTAGAAATGTTTGCGGCAGTTTTACCAGATTGTACCGTGGAGCGTACCCACTGGATTATTGATGGTGAGCATCGGTGTGGGTATTTGGTACAAGCAAGACAGAGCTGA